In the Trinickia acidisoli genome, CCCAATCCGTCGATTGCATACCCTTCCGAACAAAAACCAAACAGGGGCAAGGTCAGATCGCATCAACTATGAAGGGAAGCAGAGAGTGGTTTTGTCATATCACTGTGCCTCTTCAATGCCCAAATGCAACCCAGTACATTGGGTAACCGGAATCAGATACGTTTGCTGAGGGAGATGGCCTTGTTCCAACAATCGCAAGCGATGTATCGTAAACGTAACCATATGGAACATCAGTGTAAGTACCTTCGGACTCAGCGCTGAGCACCAACGAGTCAACATTATTCGGGAACGGCGGATTGAAAACGATCTCTCTGTTAGTTATCCCGCAGTTGCAATCGTTAACACCAGGAACAAATCCCCACTCCTCAATCAACCCATTGGAAAATTGCACGTAATTGTTAGATGAGGCAACGATGCCGCTAACAGCTTGCCAGATGTTGCTCTGGCATGTGAGCAGGTTGCCGTTTGAGTCGGTTGCAACTTGGCCAGGGCCACCGCAGCCCAAGCCAGACACTGCGGATGTTGGGAGCTGGACCGTGCCGTTAAAGGTTGCCATGCTTCCCACGGTTAAGTTTTGCGAGACGTTTGCGAAGGTTGTGTTGGCCGTGCCGTTAACGGTGCCGTTGTTGGTGGTGTCGACCGTGCCGCCGTAGGTGTTGACACCGCCACCGAAAGTGTTAACGCTGCCGCCGTTGATAGTATTGACGTTGCCTCCGATATCGGCGTCGCCGAAGGTGGAAAGGCTGCCAATCGTGGCAGTGCCGGTTACACTCGCATTGCCGGAGGCATTGACGGTAGTAGCGCTGAGCGTGCCAACATCCGTGATGTTATGGGTGTTCGCATTCATGTCTCCTTGAAGCGCACGCGAACCATCGAGCTCGTAGAACATTGTCGTATCCACATACCCAATGGTTCCGCTGCCTGCTTTTATCATCAACTGGCCTGGTAAGTTGTTCGGATCCGCTGCCGTCCACGCTCCGCCATACGACACAAACTCGATGTTATTGTTGCCGACAACTTCCGACTGGGCAGCGTTGAGCCCGGCTGCCATTACCGCGTAGGAAAGAATATTGTTGCTAACCTGGCCATTGACCAGATATTGATTGTTGGAGGTGATAGCTGCCTGGAGCTGGCATCCGCTGGCGCCGAGGCCGTTGCAATTGACCGGCGTGATCGATACCGAGAAGGTCAGATTCGACGGATTCGTTTGGGTGTAACCAGCCGGCATAAAGCCGTTGTTTTGTAGATCGCTGACTAACGGCGCTAGAGGATTGTTGTTGGTAAGCGTAATTGCATTGAGGGACGGATTTTTTATTGTTTGCGGGTTCACCCCATTTAGCTGGTTCACGATCGCGCCGCTGTTCACAGTGAGGTATTCGTTCACCGCTTGTTGCAGTTCGAACATGTATTGCCCGGTTGCGGCCGCCTGGGCGGCCTCAGCTGCGTGGACTGCCTGCGTGTCGGCTTGAACGATTGCGATCGCCCCTATGCTCATGGCGAGCATTGCATCGATAATCATGGGCATATCAGATTCTCCCCGTAAAAACAAAAAACACGCATCGATCCGCGATGCTTAACAAACTCGCCAACTGTGACTTACGACGCGCGAAGGACGACGATGGTATTGTTTTCATCGAGACAGTTCATCAGTTGCGGACTGAATGCCTGGTTAAGACCCTTGACCAGGACGCCGTTAACAGTCACGGATCCGGAGGCGTTTTGGACAGCTGTCGTGAAGTTTTTGCATTCGTTCTGGTCTAGTCCCGTGAGCGTATATTCACCGGAGTCATCGGCGCCTTGGAGGGTGCCAGGACTAACAGTCAGCGTACCGGCCGCACCGACAGTGAGAGGGATATTTCCGCCGCCCAAGTCGTTCCACGAGGTGTAGCCCTTGAATAGTCCTGCACTGTCGGCGTTGACGGTAGTGAAGGTGGCCCAGTTGCCCTGGAAGGTTTGGCCGGCGTCAGCCGCCAGCGCCGTGAAATCCTTGATCAACGCCTGAGAGTTGCTTTGCTCGTTTCCGCGCAAGTAGGTTGCAACGGATATAGCGAGGACGGCAGCGGCAAGCAATGACCAAAACAGGTATTCGCCCGTCGTCGCACCGGCTTGCCGACGCATCGAGCGACGATTGACATGGCGGCCGTGCTGTAGATGACTGGCCCGGTGCGTCGTGCGATCCGACGTTTGGTCGTTCATGTCGACGCTTTGAGCGCTAGCCTCTTGGGCTTGATGATTATGTTGTTGCATGGTTTTGCTCCTTAGCGTGAGTACGCGTTGAGGGTAACTGCGTTTTGAAATTCAAAAGAAAGGTAATAGAACCCGGCCGAGATCCCGAACACGATGCTCACCATGATGACGCGAGAGATAAATTGAATGCGTTGCGCACGACGTTCCATTTCCTTCGGGCTGCGTTTCAGGATCGTCTTTCCCACTTGATCCAGCATGTCCGCCATGTCCGCATATTGGGCAATGTCGATCATGCGATATTCCATTTGCTTGCTGACCATGCCGGTCGCGAAGTTCTCGCCCTTGCCATCGGAGTTCTCTTCCATGTTGACGAGGATGCGTTCGATATGCCAACGCACCCATGGGGTTGCGTCCGCATGCATTCGCTGTAACGCTTGTGGAATCGGCAGAGCGGAGTTGTTGATGTTCTGCGTGATCGTGGCGAGCGAGGTCAGGAATTGCGCGGCACGGAACTCGCGATATAGCTGAAAATAAAGAACATGGCGGTCGAGCCAAGGCCGCAGGCGGCCGATGTAGTTAGGCACGGCCCAAAGTGACACTCCGACGAAGGCGATGATCGAAGCAAACCACAGCGGCCAGAAAGTCCGCACGCTGTAGCTGAGCGTATGCATGAACGATGCAACGGGCCCGATGTCCATGATCGACAAGTTATGCGGAAGACCCGATTCGATCTTGGGAATGATCGAGAACGAGTAGAAGCCGACATAGAATTGCAACACCACGAAAACAAGTATGGTGGATGAAAATACCGTCACCATCGCCTCCTTGGTTTGGTCCAGGCCAGCGATAACCTCGGACAGTGCAAAAAGGCCTGTCTTCAGTTCACCAGCCCTTTCCGAAATAGCGATGGGACCGATGTCGTCATCAGGAACCGTCCCGCGCACCGCTTCGGAAAACGATCCTTCTTCGCGAAATGCGTTGAGCCAGTGCGCGGAGAGTTTGCCGATAGGCTCCTTGGGATAGCGTTCCGCGTACCGGCTCAGAAAGGTTGTGATCCGCGTGCCGGGTTCGGCCTCCATGTTCTCTGCAAGGTCGTTGTAGAAGGTCGCGCGCTCCGACCGGAACGCCCGTTTGGCCCAATAAAGTGGGTCGGTGAACGGGGCCATGACGATGGATATCAGATTGGACATAAACACTTTCTCGCGTCAATGAGGCAATGAATCAATGAACGGTCTCACGGCCTACTTCGCTATGCGGCGGGTTCGCGCAGCTCCTGCGCAGCGCTGTTCTTGGTGCGCACCGGAGCCAAGAATCGTTCGGATCGCGTTCCCAATTGCTTGATTTGATGCTCGTAGGCGTCGATGGATTGGAAGCGTCGCTCAACCTCGGAGAAACAGAGCTCGCCGGCGGCGACGTTGAGCATCGCGATTTCCATTGGCGTTTTGCCGTCCGTATTCTCGTTGTCGAAATCCGCGGCGCGCATCGAACGATAGAGGCGGTAAAGCCCGATGTTGTCAGCTCTGCGAATTGCTTCGAGCATGTCGTAGGTCGGCTCGACCATTTGTGCGACGAGCTGCCGGCCTCGCAAGCCGTTGAGGTCCGGTACGCCTTCGCGCGCGCAGTGCTGACAGCCAAGCGGGTTTCGCACACGCAGGTGTTTGACGTCGATGTGGAAAAGGCGCTCGATGCGGCGCAGGATGGCGGAAGACGCTACACGGTTGGCTTTTTGTGCGAGCCGCATTACCACGGCATCGTGCCGGCCGTGCGACGCAAGAATGTTATCGAGAAGCTTCATTGTTTCGATCGCCGTGGGATCGAGCGCGCATTTCGGGCAGTTCTTGGGTACCAGCGCTTGATAGACGAGCAGCTTCAAAAATTCCGGCAGCGAAATGAGCTCACGTGTTAGCCCAAATTCTTCCGATACGAGACGTTCGGGGATCATGAGGGCGTTCGGGGCGTGGATCGTTGCGATGACACGCTGCCCAGAGAGAACGGAGTCGCGAAAGGCACTAGCGGTGTCGCGGTCGCGCAGCTCTCCGATCCACGTCACGTCCGGGTCCATCCGCTTATTCATGAGCTTGAACGACGTGAACGTATCCGAGCCCGTGTCGTCGCCGAGCCGGCGCGATGTCGAGTGTTGGTTGGCGCCCGGATGACGAAGCGGATTTTCTACCGGATCTTCGGCGGAGTTGACTTCCACATCGTCCGGCAACATGCTCAGGAGGGTATGAGCCGTCTTGCTCTTGCCCGAGTTCACGACGCCGGACAAAAGAATCGCGCCGCCCGCGGAATATAAATTCCGTTCCCACATAGACACTTGATGCGAGGTGAAGCCTGCACCGCCCTTGCAGCGGCCAAGCGACGTAAACGCCTCCTCATCGTCGAGCCGTTGCATCCGCAGAACGATTTTCAGGCCACCATGCACGGGCAATTGCCCCCAGCGAAACGCGAGCCGCATCCCGGCAATCGTTTCCTCGATTTGACATTCGAGGGGCAAAGACAAACTGAAGTAGTTGGATGTATTCGAATTGCCGTGAAAGCTGTACATATAGCCCATCACGTTGACGAGCTGCGATGTAAGCACACGGAAGCGCCGCGGACGTGCCACGCTGCCGTCCATGCGGAAGCTAATCTGCGAGTATTCCGCGTCGGTCCTGAGCCGGATGTGGAAGTCCGACGCACCATGTTCGATGCCGAACATGACGAAGTTGGCGAAGTGATTCCACAATGCACTGTCGCGCTCCGCTTCATTCGCCTTGACGCCCTGTGTATCGCGCGAGCGAAGCGCCAGTTCGGAAAGCACGTTCTGGGTGGCGATGTAGACGCACGGAGAGGCTGGCTGGAATTCGCGGCTGAGCGCCTGGATGACGACTTCCGTCATATCCGATCTCAGTGCCTTCGGGATGACGACGACGGCGAACGTGCGCTTGCCATCCTGCATTTCGCTCGCGAGCTGAATCGGGCAGAGTTCTTGTCTGTGCTCTTCCAGCACAAAGTCTTTCTGGATTGTGCGCGTGAACTTGGGCAGATCGCTAACCGCAACTACTTCGCTTTGAGCGACCTGGATGCCGCCGAAGATTTCGTTTTCGCGTGCGTCCGCGGAACGAACGACGACTGAATCAAAGCGCTTTTGCGGCAACAGCGCATGCACGGCGCTTTCATGGTGTGAGCTCGGAGCCCTGCGGCCCAAGTGCTTGAGCCGTTCTATTAGCGAGGCCATGAAGGGTTACCTCCGAGGAAAACTGAGCGCGGTTGGCGGCTGAGCGAATTGCGTTTGCTCGATCTTCAGTTCTGTGGGATCAGCTTGCACATCGGCCTCACCGGCGAACGGCACAGTGTGGACACGCCCTCGTGCATCGGCGTATGCCAACTCATGCGTCGAGATGTCCCTGACGGTGTATCGGCCATGTGGCGTGACGAAATGCTTGCCTTTGTAGACCGCTTCAACAAGACCATCGATTGCCAGCAATCCGTGATAATTGTTGTCGCCGCCGTCGATATGCATGCCGTAGACGGCATAGAAACATGCGGTGTCGATGTCATTGCAAGAATCGTTGGCTCGATGCGGTTTCTTTGGCGAGTAATCGGTTCCCTGAGCGCCCGGCGCCTGTAGTTGCCCTGGTAACGGCGGAAGGGCGGTCTGCCCCGACTTGCCGCTCTCGCTGTTCAGCTTGGCGAGTTGCGCCTTGAACGCTTCCCGTTCGGCGAGATCTTCCCAATCACCGAGCGTTGGTCGACCATTCGGCATGGACAATTCCGCAGGTGCCGTGGTCGATTCCGGCACGGTAAGCGGTGATGCAGCTTGTGTGGGTGAGGCCGTACCAGTCTGGGCAATCGTCGTAGCGGCATACGCGACGGGCGAGATACCTAGCAGGATCAGCACGGCGGTCACGAAGGGGCGAGTGTTCACGGTGCGTCTCTCCTTGTAGGGCATGCAACAATTGCGTTACGTGTGATGACTTCGCCGGTTACGTCTGCAGTGAACGGGGTTTCGTTCGCATTGGGCGATTGGCTGATGGTGACTGCAGCGCTCGTGATCGTCGTGTATGGCGGGAATTGCGATAACAACTCGACATAGTGGAGCGGTGTAGTGATATGCCAGCCTGCCCGCGACCATGTCGGCACTCCGCACACCGCTCCGGCACCACCCGGTATGGTCAACAATGGCGCCGGCGATCCGATGCGGGCATTCCTGCCCGTTCCGGCCGATGCTGCTAGAGCGTCAGCCTGCTGAAGCTGTGAGATGAAATGCACGTCGCGATCCGTCGCATCGCCTGATACGTTCAGCAGCGCGCGTAATGGTGTCGGACGCAATAGATTCGGCTGAAGCGAAACCTGCATTGAATCGCGATTCACGTTGTAGAACGAAGCGTTCCGCCAGTCGGTCGGAATTTCACGCATGAAGGTTTCATTCGTTGCAAAAGCGCGTTCGGTACGTTTATAAGTCAAGACGCACTGTGCTCTCCCGTCCCACGGAACATACGATGTCGTCGGCCCCGACTGCTTATTGTGGAAGGAGCATTCAGCATTTTGGAGTGTCCAGCCGCCGTAAATTGGCGAGAGCGAGCGAACCCATGCGTACCAGTTTGCATAATCGTTTGCTGGGACAACCGGGTCGTTCTCGTGTGCGGCAAGCAGCCGCCGATATTGTTGCGTCGGGTCGACGGGTTGTTGCGCTTGTGAGCCCTTATGGAAGGTATGCCACCACCACGGCCCGAGCACGGCGCCGATGACGCAAAATACGGCGCCGTAGATGAGTGCCTTATACAGGGGTGTTCGATTTGGCGTCTTGAGCAAGCACGAAGGGTCGGCGAGCGTAGCCAGTTCATCGAGTGTGAACGGCGTGGTTCGTTCGATGAACGGAAGGTCGGTATCGCCAACAAACGCAAAACCTTCATCGCCGCACAGATTGCCGAACTGGTCGTAGTATTGCCGAACCTCGTCGGTGGTGAGCCCGCCATGGTCGAATCCGCGGCGCGGCCTACCACCGGTGATGCCGACCATCGCAAAGCTGTTGTCCGCTGTCTTCAGTACGAGAAGGGCATTGGCCGGTAGCCCGGGCAGGCGCCTGAATGCGACGGCTGCAGCATAGAGATGCGTCCCGTTACTCGGGGTACGTCCATCGTTTGCAGGGGGCATGAAGCCGGCAAACGCACTCTTTCCGTCGTGCCACATCAGTGGCGCTTTTGCGGTCAGCGCATACTGAGTCGCGAGCGAAGCGGGCGATCCGCTTTTGACAAGCAAGCGCCACTCGAGCCCGAAAACCAGCTTTTTGCCGTTCTTCTCCAGGATCTTCACGATCAGATACCCCGGTTGTCGTCACCTTGGCCGGCACCCATGTCGCGGATCGACGCGCTAATGACAAACAGCGTAGTTGTGCGTGCGTCGGATGCGTTGACGGAACCTCCAGCAATAATCGGAACCTCGTAGCCAAGCGCATTGCGTGCGTACTGCATCAATGCATGGTCATGAGCTGCGAGCACGATAATGCCGCCGTTGCGTACGATGCCGTCGGTTGACGCACCATACTTGTTCTTGTTGACTTCCTGAACAGACTGTTGATTGGCCCCAGAACCCGACGTGAAAGTTTGAATCGGACCATTCAACGCTGAGTTGTCCATCGAAACGGTAATCGCGATGTTGTTGTCGTCAGTCACATCGCCATAAATGAGGAACTTAAGGCCGACGGAGTCCATCGACGTCGTGATACCCGGCGTACCGCCCGTGCCGCCGACGGTCGATGCCGCGGGGGTCGTCTCAGAAACGTAGGAAAACTGATTAACGTTGTCGTAGTAGCCGCTATGACGGTTCTGGACTTGCATCGGGATGTCGTCGGTACTGACCGTGTCGCCGATTTGCGAGAGCGCGTTGACGACCGCTTGCGTTCCGCTGAACTGGCCAGACGTGATGTTCAGGCCGAGCGAGCCGGCGGCACTCGTGGTGAGTGTCAACGGCGACGTCGTGCTCAGCGCGAAGCCCGGTATGTTGTGCAATGCCTTCGTCAGCAGTGCTTGCCAATCGACGCCGAGCTGCCCAGCGTTGTTGCGCGTAATCTGCACGACGCGAATATGAAACGAAATGAGTTTGGACAGGATCGCGCGATGGAATTTGATGATGGCTGCCGCGCGGTCAACGGCATCTTTCGTATCGGTGAGCGTGATCGTGCCGTCGGCGACGTTGCCGGACACCGATCCTGAGCGCGTCATCACGGTCTGCACGTCATTGAGGATCGAAGTCATTTCGTTGATGTTCGAAGCTTCGGCCTTATTCCCGTTCTTGTCGGCTGAATTGCTCAGGGCATTGGGGTTGTTCGATTGCGCGGTACTCGACTCGAATTGCGTGTTGTAAGCCATGTTGGCCGGCTTGACGGGTATCGACCACGTTTGCGTCACCATCCGATAAATGCGAATGACACCTTTCTTGGCGTCGTACGACCAGTTCACGCCCAGACGGCTTGCGATCAAGTCGAGTGACTGAGAAAGGGGCATTTCGTCACGTTGAACATCTACGTCTTCGGGGGTGTCGATCGAGGGTGCGGCCGAATAATCCGCTCCCACGGCGCTTGTAAGAGAAGGCAGGGGGCCTGCCGCGATGCGGCCTGCACTCGTCATCGCGGCGGACGGGATAGCGTTTGGCGAGCCGCCTGACTTGTTATCGTCATCGAGCTTTTGCGCGCGCGGCAAGAGGGCCGCTTGCGGCAGGTAGACGTCGGGCGAAATCACGACGGGAATGCCTGTTGCAAGCGTAATCTGCTCTGCCGCAACGGCGAGCCGAACGTGCTTGTTGGGAAACATGAGCGCGGTTTTGACATTCGCGCGCAGTGCCAACGGAAGATTGGCCACCTGCGAGAGCGCGACGCTTTTGCCTGCCAGATAGGGGTAATTGACGAACGCGCTACGACGCCGCGCATCGCGCGCGTTGTCGGTTTCCTGCGTCACTTGGCTCGCCAGTTGTTGAGCTATGTCGAGCTGCTGATTGGCGTAGGTTTTCGTACCCTTCGAGATCGATGGGTCGATACAACCCGAGAGCAACAGCGTCGCGAGAGCAGGGATGAGTGCAAGACGAAGCGCGTTCATGATCGGCCTTATTTAGCTGTTATCAGGATTGCAGACGACGCTCACGGGAACGATCCGCACAACGTTGTTGGTGTAAAAGCATGGGTGGATTGGCAAATCGGTGCCATTCGTCGAATTAGTAACGGCGAACACGGCATCGGTAAACTTACCCGAGAACGTGTACTGGCCGATCACGGGGATGTCCTGAGGGACGT is a window encoding:
- a CDS encoding type II secretion system F family protein — encoded protein: MSNLISIVMAPFTDPLYWAKRAFRSERATFYNDLAENMEAEPGTRITTFLSRYAERYPKEPIGKLSAHWLNAFREEGSFSEAVRGTVPDDDIGPIAISERAGELKTGLFALSEVIAGLDQTKEAMVTVFSSTILVFVVLQFYVGFYSFSIIPKIESGLPHNLSIMDIGPVASFMHTLSYSVRTFWPLWFASIIAFVGVSLWAVPNYIGRLRPWLDRHVLYFQLYREFRAAQFLTSLATITQNINNSALPIPQALQRMHADATPWVRWHIERILVNMEENSDGKGENFATGMVSKQMEYRMIDIAQYADMADMLDQVGKTILKRSPKEMERRAQRIQFISRVIMVSIVFGISAGFYYLSFEFQNAVTLNAYSR
- a CDS encoding ATPase, T2SS/T4P/T4SS family translates to MASLIERLKHLGRRAPSSHHESAVHALLPQKRFDSVVVRSADARENEIFGGIQVAQSEVVAVSDLPKFTRTIQKDFVLEEHRQELCPIQLASEMQDGKRTFAVVVIPKALRSDMTEVVIQALSREFQPASPCVYIATQNVLSELALRSRDTQGVKANEAERDSALWNHFANFVMFGIEHGASDFHIRLRTDAEYSQISFRMDGSVARPRRFRVLTSQLVNVMGYMYSFHGNSNTSNYFSLSLPLECQIEETIAGMRLAFRWGQLPVHGGLKIVLRMQRLDDEEAFTSLGRCKGGAGFTSHQVSMWERNLYSAGGAILLSGVVNSGKSKTAHTLLSMLPDDVEVNSAEDPVENPLRHPGANQHSTSRRLGDDTGSDTFTSFKLMNKRMDPDVTWIGELRDRDTASAFRDSVLSGQRVIATIHAPNALMIPERLVSEEFGLTRELISLPEFLKLLVYQALVPKNCPKCALDPTAIETMKLLDNILASHGRHDAVVMRLAQKANRVASSAILRRIERLFHIDVKHLRVRNPLGCQHCAREGVPDLNGLRGRQLVAQMVEPTYDMLEAIRRADNIGLYRLYRSMRAADFDNENTDGKTPMEIAMLNVAAGELCFSEVERRFQSIDAYEHQIKQLGTRSERFLAPVRTKNSAAQELREPAA